From Domibacillus sp. DTU_2020_1001157_1_SI_ALB_TIR_016, a single genomic window includes:
- a CDS encoding L-cystine transporter — translation MENGFILLNIIGLLILVALLFFMQRRHVSFSKRVFTGLGLGIVYGLILHFAYGTESETLASSTAWFDLIGTGYVRLLQMIVMPLVFISILGAFTKITIGKNFAKMATLILGILLGTTAVAAAVGIASAIGFNLDASQIVQGTAETERGQSIADQSTEVADKPLPSQIVDLLPQNPFLDFTGARPTSTIAVVIFAAFLGFAYLTVARKEPEHAALLKRGIDALYSLVINVVKIVLRLTPYGILAIMARTVALSDFGAIYNLGKFVIASYVALIVMFIIHLLILTLSGLSPATYVKKVGETLSFAFTSRSSAGTLPMTLNTQTTRLGVPEGVANFAGSFGLSIGQNGCAGIYPAMLAVMIAPSAGINPLDPGFIVTLIAVVVISSFGVAGVGGGATFAAILVLSAMNLPVALAGVLISVEPLIDMGRTALNVNGAITAGVTTARVTGELDKGIFNEDLAKQTADV, via the coding sequence ATGGAAAACGGGTTTATCCTTTTAAATATCATCGGCCTTCTGATTCTCGTTGCTCTTTTGTTTTTCATGCAGCGCCGCCACGTTTCGTTTTCGAAACGGGTATTTACCGGACTTGGTCTCGGTATCGTGTATGGACTTATTTTGCACTTTGCATATGGAACAGAATCAGAAACGCTGGCAAGTTCTACAGCCTGGTTTGATTTAATTGGAACAGGCTATGTACGTTTGCTTCAGATGATCGTGATGCCGCTCGTATTTATTTCAATTTTAGGAGCGTTCACAAAAATTACGATCGGAAAGAACTTTGCCAAGATGGCGACGCTTATTCTTGGTATTCTTCTTGGCACAACGGCTGTAGCAGCAGCGGTTGGAATTGCATCTGCTATCGGCTTTAACCTGGATGCATCTCAAATTGTCCAGGGAACGGCAGAAACAGAACGCGGCCAGTCTATTGCGGATCAATCGACTGAAGTGGCAGATAAACCGCTGCCGTCTCAAATTGTAGACCTGCTTCCGCAAAATCCATTTTTGGATTTTACAGGCGCGCGTCCGACTTCGACGATTGCCGTTGTCATTTTCGCTGCCTTTTTGGGCTTTGCATACTTAACGGTAGCCCGGAAAGAGCCTGAGCATGCCGCTTTACTAAAACGAGGCATTGATGCTCTTTATTCGCTCGTGATCAATGTGGTGAAGATCGTGCTCCGTTTGACGCCATATGGCATTTTGGCTATTATGGCCCGTACGGTTGCATTGTCTGACTTTGGGGCTATTTATAATCTTGGCAAGTTCGTCATCGCTTCTTATGTAGCGCTGATTGTGATGTTTATTATTCACTTGTTGATTTTGACTTTATCCGGCTTGAGCCCGGCTACTTACGTGAAAAAAGTAGGGGAAACACTCAGCTTTGCTTTTACGTCACGTTCAAGTGCAGGAACACTGCCAATGACATTAAACACGCAAACGACGCGCCTTGGCGTGCCGGAAGGAGTAGCCAATTTTGCCGGCTCATTTGGTTTGTCCATTGGACAAAATGGCTGCGCTGGTATTTACCCAGCAATGCTTGCCGTAATGATTGCTCCTTCAGCAGGCATTAACCCGCTTGATCCTGGTTTTATCGTGACGTTAATCGCGGTTGTCGTGATCAGCTCATTCGGTGTAGCAGGTGTAGGCGGCGGTGCCACATTTGCGGCTATTTTGGTTCTATCTGCGATGAACCTTCCTGTCGCGCTTGCTGGTGTGCTCATTTCAGTTGAACCGCTTATCGATATGGGACGGACAGCTCTTAACGTAAACGGCGCGATTACAGCAGGTGTCACAACTGCACGCGTAACAGGAGAGCTGGACAAAGGGATATTTAACGAAGACCTGGCTAAGCAAACAGCCGATGTATAA
- a CDS encoding lactonase family protein, which produces MTIYTGFVGTYTKQDGKGIHTFELDTEKAELLHAAVAAEVNNSTYITISENEQFLYAVEKGGKGGGLAAFSIQNGKLHKLNDVLDSEGVPCHVSLNKNGTRAFTAQYHTGTAEMYSINAETGELIDLLDVATHEGTGPNPDRQEKAHTHFFGTTKDERFVVAVDLGTDEIITYEVAGEDLLKKAVFKTEPGAGPRHIVFHPTECVAYVMTELSNEVLVLELNEQDGTFEQLYAHKTIPADFTANSQGSAIRISSDGRFVYAGNRGHNSIAVFETTENGRRLQLVEIVSTKGDWPRDFDLDPTEMFLIVAHEKTHNVVLFKREAKTGRLTPAHSEVTVPEGVCVTFLKGN; this is translated from the coding sequence ATGACGATCTATACAGGGTTTGTAGGAACGTACACAAAGCAGGACGGAAAAGGAATTCATACGTTCGAGCTTGATACAGAAAAAGCCGAACTCTTACATGCTGCGGTGGCAGCAGAAGTAAACAATTCAACATACATCACGATTAGTGAAAACGAACAATTTTTATACGCGGTAGAGAAAGGCGGAAAAGGCGGCGGCCTTGCAGCTTTTTCAATTCAGAATGGAAAGCTTCACAAACTGAATGACGTACTCGACAGCGAAGGCGTGCCTTGTCACGTATCCCTGAATAAAAATGGCACGCGTGCTTTCACAGCTCAGTACCATACGGGGACAGCGGAAATGTACAGCATCAATGCAGAAACAGGCGAATTAATTGATTTGCTTGATGTGGCGACTCATGAAGGGACAGGCCCGAATCCAGATCGCCAGGAAAAAGCGCATACTCACTTTTTCGGTACGACAAAAGATGAGCGTTTTGTTGTGGCGGTGGATCTTGGAACGGATGAAATTATCACCTATGAAGTGGCTGGAGAAGACCTATTGAAAAAAGCGGTTTTCAAAACAGAGCCGGGAGCAGGTCCGCGCCATATCGTGTTTCACCCGACGGAGTGCGTAGCTTATGTGATGACAGAGCTGAGCAACGAAGTACTTGTTCTGGAACTTAACGAGCAGGATGGGACGTTTGAACAATTGTACGCCCACAAAACAATCCCGGCTGATTTTACAGCAAACAGCCAGGGCAGTGCCATCCGTATTTCATCAGACGGCCGTTTTGTTTATGCAGGCAACCGCGGCCACAACAGTATCGCGGTATTTGAAACAACTGAAAATGGACGCCGTCTTCAGCTGGTAGAGATCGTGTCCACAAAAGGCGATTGGCCTCGTGATTTTGATTTAGACCCAACTGAAATGTTTTTAATCGTAGCACACGAGAAAACACATAATGTAGTCCTGTTTAAGCGTGAAGCGAAAACCGGCCGGCTGACGCCCGCACATTCAGAAGTGACTGTACCCGAAGGAGTCTGTGTGACCTTTTTAAAAGGAAACTAA
- a CDS encoding TerC family protein, with translation MWVHVLTDPVSWGLIGTLVVMEGLLSADNALVLAVMVRHLPENKRKKALFYGLLGAYTFRFVAIGLGVWLMEIRWVKILGAIYLAWLVWDHLKEPNKEEQPVETTKTGVLIRMFGPFWGTVAAVELMDIAFSVDSVLAAFGISKEVWILLLGGMFGVLMMRTVAGLFMKLIDRVPELETTAYILIGIISIKMMLSIAYIEISHTIFFVVLAMAFVGTFVVHIFRRNPVN, from the coding sequence ATGTGGGTTCATGTCCTGACAGACCCAGTCAGCTGGGGATTGATTGGGACACTTGTCGTGATGGAAGGGCTTCTTTCAGCGGATAACGCCTTGGTGCTGGCCGTAATGGTTCGTCACCTGCCTGAAAATAAGCGGAAAAAAGCACTGTTTTACGGACTTTTAGGCGCATATACATTTCGGTTTGTGGCGATTGGGCTTGGTGTCTGGCTGATGGAAATTCGATGGGTCAAAATTCTGGGCGCTATTTATTTAGCATGGCTCGTTTGGGATCATTTAAAAGAGCCCAATAAAGAAGAACAGCCTGTTGAAACGACGAAAACCGGCGTACTGATTCGGATGTTTGGCCCGTTTTGGGGAACGGTTGCAGCGGTAGAACTGATGGATATTGCTTTTTCTGTCGACAGCGTTCTGGCGGCGTTTGGGATCAGCAAAGAAGTATGGATCCTGCTTTTGGGCGGTATGTTCGGTGTTCTGATGATGCGGACAGTAGCAGGCCTGTTTATGAAGCTGATTGACCGGGTGCCGGAGCTTGAGACGACTGCTTATATTTTAATTGGGATCATCTCCATTAAAATGATGCTGAGTATTGCATATATAGAAATAAGCCATACCATTTTCTTTGTGGTTTTAGCGATGGCGTTTGTAGGAACATTCGTTGTTCATATTTTTCGAAGAAACCCTGTCAATTAG
- a CDS encoding MFS transporter — MSSLRNEIEQQRSRTGQLLLLFSIILLALNMRSPITSVGPLTTMIQNDLQLSSAAAGALTTIPLLAFAVLSPFASTLARAFGIERVLFSALLLLTIGLMLRPAGSVTGLFSGTMLIGLAIALCNVLTPAVVKLNFPHKIGVMTGFYAMSMNLSGAFASGFSIPMAAFSSFGWRASLGVWIIPAGAAILVWMTQWRYIRHPLKAGRRTGQKTSLKRSVLAWKITAFMGIQSLLFYSLVAWLPDILHEQGLSVESAGWMLSAIQFTQLPFTFIVPIIADRVQNQQPLVIAAAFFMAAGLSGILFAWTEWIVLWVILIGIAGGISFSLAMMFFTLRTRTSLEAADLSGMAQSAGYLFAALGPALFGAIHDILNGWTVPLLLLIAAVIGLFIAGMGAGKNQYVMGDPDPHSMK; from the coding sequence ATGAGCAGTCTAAGAAATGAGATAGAACAACAGCGGTCAAGGACCGGACAGCTTTTGTTGCTGTTCAGTATTATCCTGCTGGCGTTAAATATGCGGTCACCGATCACCTCGGTCGGACCGCTCACAACAATGATTCAAAATGACCTGCAGCTATCAAGTGCCGCAGCAGGGGCGCTGACAACGATTCCGCTGCTCGCTTTTGCCGTATTATCACCGTTTGCGTCAACGTTAGCGCGTGCATTTGGCATAGAGCGAGTGCTGTTTAGCGCATTGCTGCTTTTAACAATCGGCTTGATGCTGAGGCCGGCGGGAAGTGTAACGGGATTGTTTTCCGGTACGATGCTGATCGGGCTGGCGATTGCTCTTTGCAATGTGCTTACACCGGCTGTTGTAAAGCTGAATTTTCCTCATAAAATCGGTGTTATGACAGGCTTTTATGCAATGTCTATGAATTTATCAGGAGCCTTTGCGTCTGGATTCAGTATTCCAATGGCGGCATTCAGTTCTTTTGGCTGGCGGGCTTCATTAGGGGTTTGGATCATACCGGCAGGTGCGGCTATCCTTGTTTGGATGACGCAGTGGCGCTACATTCGGCATCCGTTAAAAGCAGGACGGCGCACAGGCCAAAAAACATCCCTTAAGCGCTCGGTACTGGCCTGGAAAATCACCGCTTTTATGGGCATTCAGTCTCTTCTGTTTTATTCACTTGTAGCCTGGCTGCCTGACATTCTGCATGAACAGGGGCTGAGTGTGGAATCAGCAGGGTGGATGCTGTCCGCCATTCAATTCACACAGCTGCCGTTTACGTTCATTGTTCCGATCATCGCCGATCGAGTGCAGAATCAGCAGCCGCTTGTGATCGCGGCCGCCTTCTTTATGGCCGCCGGCTTGAGTGGTATTTTATTCGCCTGGACAGAATGGATCGTTCTTTGGGTTATCTTGATTGGGATTGCTGGAGGGATTTCTTTTAGCCTTGCCATGATGTTTTTTACACTCCGGACGAGAACATCGCTGGAAGCGGCTGACCTGTCGGGAATGGCGCAATCAGCCGGCTATTTGTTTGCTGCATTGGGGCCAGCCTTGTTTGGTGCGATTCATGATATATTAAATGGATGGACGGTGCCTCTTCTGCTATTAATAGCGGCTGTGATCGGCCTTTTTATCGCCGGTATGGGTGCCGGAAAGAACCAGTATGTAATGGGGGATCCGGATCCTCACTCCATGAAATAA
- a CDS encoding shikimate kinase: MGVGKTTIGELVAKKLYRTFIDVDQEIEKDFGMTIPQIFAEQGEPFFREYEQKKTCSLAQEKLKVLSIGGGAFLNPEIRKACLDHCIVFYLDVDWEEWKERLDLLVDTRPVLQSKSIDEIKELFYKRQSAYAIHHSTLPVRHRSAEEVADFIVDSLKYTWELYEPNHK; the protein is encoded by the coding sequence ATGGGCGTCGGCAAAACGACGATCGGCGAACTGGTTGCAAAAAAACTCTACCGAACATTTATTGACGTAGATCAGGAAATTGAAAAAGATTTTGGCATGACCATTCCCCAAATTTTTGCCGAGCAAGGCGAGCCGTTTTTTCGGGAATATGAACAGAAGAAAACATGCTCTCTTGCCCAGGAAAAGCTAAAAGTTCTGTCTATCGGCGGTGGTGCTTTTTTAAACCCTGAAATCCGAAAAGCATGCCTGGATCATTGCATCGTTTTTTATCTGGATGTAGATTGGGAAGAATGGAAAGAACGCCTTGATCTTTTGGTCGATACCCGTCCTGTTCTTCAAAGCAAAAGCATAGATGAAATTAAAGAGCTGTTTTACAAACGGCAGAGCGCGTACGCCATTCACCATTCTACACTGCCGGTTCGTCATCGTTCCGCAGAAGAAGTAGCCGACTTTATTGTTGATTCTCTTAAATACACATGGGAATTATACGAACCGAATCATAAGTAA
- a CDS encoding D-glycerate dehydrogenase encodes MKPVVVVYKPLYEEALQYIQSLCQVEYFPGYERTDPAFVEALGRADGLIGSGLKVDEALLDKAPNLKVIANKSVGYDNLDIGLLKKRGIQAANTPGVLDDTVADTIMALVLAAARRVTELDRFVKTGDWAEKGFHEDQFGVDVHHKTLGIIGMGGIGRTVAKRAHFGFDMNILYHNRSRQEEEEHTYDAVYCTMDELLEQSDFVCVMTPLTEQTRGMIGREAFEKMKETAVFINASRGPVVDEKALIHALQSKQIRAAGLDVFEQEPVRSDNPLLQMDNVVTLPHIGSATEETRKKMAMLAAENVVAGVIGQTLKTPIY; translated from the coding sequence TTGAAGCCAGTTGTTGTGGTGTACAAGCCTTTGTATGAGGAAGCGCTCCAGTATATTCAGTCCCTATGCCAGGTTGAATATTTCCCGGGATATGAACGAACCGATCCAGCTTTCGTGGAAGCGCTCGGCCGTGCGGACGGCTTGATCGGTTCAGGTTTAAAAGTGGATGAGGCACTCTTGGATAAAGCGCCAAATCTAAAAGTAATCGCCAACAAATCAGTAGGCTACGATAATCTCGATATTGGGCTTTTAAAAAAGCGTGGCATACAAGCAGCGAATACGCCGGGTGTTTTAGACGACACAGTCGCAGATACCATTATGGCGCTCGTGCTGGCCGCTGCACGGCGGGTAACCGAATTGGACCGGTTCGTTAAAACAGGCGACTGGGCTGAAAAGGGATTTCATGAGGACCAATTCGGTGTGGATGTGCACCATAAAACACTTGGTATTATCGGCATGGGGGGGATCGGGCGGACCGTTGCCAAGCGGGCACATTTTGGCTTTGATATGAACATTCTCTATCATAACCGCTCACGCCAGGAAGAAGAAGAGCATACATACGACGCTGTTTATTGTACGATGGATGAGCTGCTTGAACAGTCGGATTTTGTTTGTGTGATGACACCGCTGACCGAACAAACGAGGGGAATGATCGGCCGGGAAGCGTTTGAGAAAATGAAGGAAACAGCTGTTTTTATCAATGCATCACGCGGCCCAGTCGTAGATGAAAAAGCACTGATCCATGCCTTACAGTCCAAGCAAATCCGGGCTGCAGGACTCGATGTATTCGAGCAGGAGCCGGTCCGCTCCGACAACCCGCTTTTACAAATGGACAACGTTGTTACGCTGCCGCATATCGGCTCGGCAACCGAAGAAACACGTAAAAAAATGGCGATGCTTGCGGCCGAAAACGTGGTTGCCGGCGTTATAGGACAAACACTAAAAACGCCTATTTATTAA
- a CDS encoding IclR family transcriptional regulator — MSNVQSLERALTLLNIMSDYPDGIQISRLAEKAGLSKSTIHRLLGTLLNMKYVTQDPKTERYRLGYQVLYLSRNMTANNGLISAARPFLEALCEDINETIHLCVEDNAEVVYIDKIESSQTIRMYSRIGSRNPMYCTGVGKILLSGMDEAEFEQATAPIDFVKRTAKTIDSLEELKKEINLVKQQNYALDNIENEEGIRCIAAPIRDFSGRIVASFSVSGPVHRITMERIHDELIRKMRETSKNISRQLGCQI; from the coding sequence ATGTCCAATGTTCAGTCACTTGAACGCGCACTGACGCTTCTTAATATCATGTCGGACTATCCAGACGGCATTCAAATCAGCCGGCTTGCTGAGAAAGCTGGCTTATCCAAAAGTACGATTCACCGCCTGCTCGGCACACTGCTGAATATGAAGTATGTGACGCAGGATCCGAAAACGGAAAGGTACCGGCTCGGCTATCAAGTTTTGTACTTGTCACGCAATATGACGGCTAACAACGGTCTTATTTCCGCTGCCCGGCCCTTTCTTGAAGCTTTATGCGAGGATATTAACGAAACGATTCATTTGTGTGTTGAGGATAACGCAGAAGTGGTGTATATCGATAAAATTGAAAGCAGCCAGACGATCCGCATGTATTCCCGAATTGGCAGCCGTAATCCGATGTACTGCACCGGAGTAGGAAAAATCCTGCTGTCCGGGATGGATGAAGCCGAATTTGAACAGGCAACAGCGCCAATCGATTTTGTGAAAAGAACAGCCAAAACGATTGATTCACTTGAGGAACTCAAGAAAGAAATTAATCTCGTCAAACAGCAGAACTATGCATTGGATAATATTGAAAATGAAGAAGGCATTCGCTGTATCGCCGCGCCGATTCGTGATTTCAGCGGCCGTATCGTTGCCAGTTTCAGTGTATCCGGCCCTGTTCACCGCATTACGATGGAACGTATTCACGATGAACTGATCCGTAAAATGCGCGAAACATCCAAAAATATTTCACGGCAGCTTGGCTGTCAAATATAA
- the kduI gene encoding 5-dehydro-4-deoxy-D-glucuronate isomerase, translating to MKTIYAHHPDDVKNYTTDKLREQFLMEKVFIEDSIQLTYSHVDRIIYGGAMPVGKALTMEAGKELAAEYFLERREMGVINVGGDGKVTLDGKEYEINSRDGLYIGKGTKDIVFESKDAGNPAKFYINSCPAHHSYPTVKVGLDNAIARPMGADESMNKRTIYQFIHPDVLESCQLSMGMTMLEKGSGWNTMPCHTHERRMEVYFYFDMEEDTRVFHMMGQPQETRHIVMANEQAVLSPSWSIHAGAGTNNYTFIWGMCGENIDFDDMQFVDMKDLR from the coding sequence ATGAAAACGATCTATGCTCATCATCCGGATGATGTAAAAAACTACACGACTGACAAGCTGCGTGAACAGTTTTTAATGGAAAAGGTGTTTATCGAAGACAGCATTCAGTTAACGTACAGCCACGTCGACCGGATTATTTATGGCGGTGCCATGCCAGTTGGGAAAGCGCTCACAATGGAAGCGGGAAAGGAATTAGCCGCAGAATATTTTCTTGAGCGCCGCGAAATGGGCGTCATCAACGTCGGCGGTGACGGGAAAGTCACACTCGATGGCAAAGAATATGAGATCAATAGCCGTGACGGCCTTTATATTGGCAAAGGAACGAAGGATATCGTGTTCGAATCAAAAGATGCAGGGAACCCGGCTAAGTTTTATATCAATTCATGTCCAGCCCATCACTCCTATCCAACGGTTAAAGTCGGTCTTGATAATGCCATTGCGCGTCCGATGGGAGCAGACGAATCAATGAATAAGCGGACGATTTACCAGTTTATCCATCCAGATGTATTAGAGTCGTGCCAGCTGAGCATGGGGATGACCATGCTTGAAAAAGGAAGCGGCTGGAACACGATGCCGTGCCATACACATGAGCGCCGTATGGAAGTTTATTTTTACTTTGACATGGAAGAGGACACACGCGTGTTTCATATGATGGGACAGCCGCAGGAAACACGTCATATTGTCATGGCGAATGAGCAGGCGGTGCTGTCGCCAAGCTGGTCGATTCATGCAGGTGCCGGCACGAACAACTATACGTTTATTTGGGGCATGTGCGGCGAGAACATTGACTTTGATGATATGCAGTTTGTCGATATGAAGGACTTGCGCTAA
- the kduD gene encoding 2-dehydro-3-deoxy-D-gluconate 5-dehydrogenase KduD: MAFQQEFFSLKGKTALVTGARTGIGQAISVGLAASGAHVLLLGHRDNLEETKAQIAEAGGTCETVLIDLSQTGSIREQIKPVLQKHQIDILVNNAGVIYREPAAEFDESEWNRVMDVNINAVFILSQEAGRFMIERGSGKIINIASLLSFQGGVFVPAYTASKHAVAGLTKALANEWAAKGVQVNAIAPGYIETNNTEALRNDPDRSKSILDRIPAGRWGEADDIAGAAVFLASKAADYVNGHVLVVDGGWMGR; this comes from the coding sequence ATGGCTTTTCAACAGGAGTTCTTTTCACTAAAAGGGAAAACAGCGCTCGTCACAGGAGCAAGAACAGGAATAGGGCAGGCAATTTCTGTTGGTCTTGCCGCGTCTGGTGCACATGTTTTATTGCTTGGGCACCGCGATAATTTAGAAGAAACAAAAGCGCAGATTGCCGAAGCAGGTGGAACATGTGAAACGGTATTGATTGATTTAAGTCAAACCGGCAGCATTCGGGAGCAGATTAAGCCGGTGCTCCAAAAGCATCAAATTGACATTTTAGTCAACAATGCCGGCGTCATTTACCGCGAGCCGGCAGCCGAATTTGATGAATCAGAATGGAACCGTGTCATGGATGTAAATATAAATGCCGTGTTTATTTTATCGCAGGAAGCAGGGCGGTTCATGATTGAGCGGGGCTCTGGAAAAATCATTAATATTGCTTCGCTTCTTTCTTTCCAGGGCGGCGTCTTCGTTCCTGCTTACACGGCAAGCAAGCATGCGGTAGCCGGTTTAACGAAAGCGCTTGCGAATGAATGGGCCGCTAAAGGCGTCCAGGTGAACGCCATTGCACCTGGCTACATTGAAACGAACAATACAGAAGCACTTCGTAACGATCCAGACCGGAGCAAATCTATTTTGGACCGGATCCCTGCTGGAAGATGGGGAGAGGCGGATGATATTGCCGGTGCAGCTGTGTTTCTTGCTTCCAAAGCAGCGGATTACGTGAACGGCCACGTACTTGTTGTCGATGGCGGCTGGATGGGAAGATAA
- a CDS encoding sugar kinase, with the protein MDVITIGDGMITFDPASKGPLRFVNQFQRKIGGAELNVMLGCARLGLRSGWISRLGKDEFGRHIINTVRGEGVDVSEVKLEEGYATSLNFKEVQESGAGRTFYYRLPSPTETLTPEALPEEYIKGAKILHVTGVFPAIQPQNRQVILRALQIAKENGVKVSFDPNIRLRLWSKTEARETILSYLPYVDYLLTGREELEIIFDSTDDSFLRRALGGFSFEQVIMKDGEKGAAVLQNGSWQHVAGFPVAKVVDTVGAGDGFDAGFLYGLLQGWPVERSLEFANAIGAMVVQVNGDNEGLPYLEEVEGFLGQRETIER; encoded by the coding sequence ATGGATGTGATAACAATCGGCGATGGCATGATCACCTTTGACCCCGCTTCAAAAGGGCCGCTTCGCTTCGTCAATCAATTCCAGCGGAAAATTGGCGGGGCTGAATTAAACGTGATGCTGGGCTGTGCCCGCCTTGGTCTTCGCTCGGGCTGGATCAGCCGCCTTGGCAAGGATGAATTTGGCCGGCATATTATAAACACCGTCCGCGGAGAAGGAGTGGATGTTTCCGAGGTAAAGCTGGAGGAAGGATACGCGACGTCGCTGAATTTCAAAGAAGTACAGGAATCCGGTGCGGGACGGACCTTTTATTACCGCCTGCCTTCACCGACTGAAACACTGACACCGGAGGCATTGCCGGAGGAATACATCAAAGGAGCCAAAATTCTTCATGTTACCGGCGTATTTCCGGCGATTCAGCCGCAAAACCGCCAGGTGATTCTGCGGGCGCTTCAAATTGCGAAAGAAAATGGTGTGAAAGTGTCCTTTGATCCAAATATCCGGCTTCGTCTTTGGTCAAAGACAGAAGCGCGTGAAACGATTTTATCCTATTTGCCATATGTCGATTATTTATTGACGGGCCGCGAAGAGCTGGAAATCATCTTTGATTCAACGGATGACAGCTTTCTGCGCCGCGCACTCGGCGGATTTTCATTTGAGCAGGTGATTATGAAAGACGGCGAAAAAGGAGCGGCTGTTCTTCAAAATGGCTCGTGGCAGCATGTGGCTGGCTTTCCGGTTGCGAAAGTAGTAGACACAGTTGGAGCCGGCGATGGGTTTGATGCCGGTTTTCTATACGGTTTGCTGCAGGGCTGGCCGGTGGAACGGTCACTTGAATTTGCAAATGCCATTGGCGCGATGGTTGTACAGGTGAACGGCGATAACGAAGGCCTTCCGTACTTGGAAGAGGTGGAAGGGTTTTTAGGTCAGCGTGAAACGATAGAAAGGTAG
- a CDS encoding bifunctional 4-hydroxy-2-oxoglutarate aldolase/2-dehydro-3-deoxy-phosphogluconate aldolase translates to MVIEQLIEAPLVPILRKVPYDKSAAIVKALVDGGVTSIEVTMESDRAEEIIAEAIQTHGNRVLVGAGTVLNIEDCRRAIEAGAQFIVTPALDEEVTAYAVEQNVPIIPGVFTPAEMMRAMKLGAEAIKLFPASVLGPAFIKDVKGPLSHIPIMTTGGITLQTAADYIKAGAAAVGTGSALLKKDLIASNDWEGLKKETEKWIQAVTIHKVAG, encoded by the coding sequence ATGGTAATTGAACAGTTAATCGAGGCGCCTCTTGTGCCCATTTTACGAAAAGTGCCGTATGACAAAAGCGCTGCTATTGTAAAAGCGCTTGTTGACGGCGGTGTAACCTCAATTGAAGTAACCATGGAAAGTGACCGGGCCGAGGAGATCATAGCGGAAGCCATTCAGACGCACGGCAATCGTGTGCTGGTGGGTGCCGGAACGGTGCTGAATATTGAGGACTGCCGCCGGGCCATTGAAGCCGGTGCCCAATTTATTGTGACGCCGGCATTGGATGAAGAAGTGACGGCATATGCAGTCGAGCAAAACGTTCCGATCATTCCAGGTGTATTTACGCCGGCAGAGATGATGCGGGCAATGAAGCTGGGGGCAGAAGCGATTAAGCTATTTCCGGCATCCGTGCTCGGTCCTGCTTTTATCAAAGATGTAAAAGGGCCGCTCAGCCATATTCCCATTATGACGACCGGAGGCATTACGCTCCAAACAGCCGCTGACTACATTAAAGCAGGAGCCGCGGCAGTCGGAACAGGCAGCGCTTTGTTGAAAAAAGACTTGATTGCTTCTAATGACTGGGAAGGGTTAAAGAAAGAAACGGAAAAGTGGATTCAAGCTGTAACGATCCATAAAGTTGCAGGGTAA
- a CDS encoding sugar phosphate isomerase/epimerase family protein has translation MKLGIRGHDLGKMPAEELARTISDKGFDVVQLAVGKSFDFYTEPGSLTKEISREIGETFRRHDVQIAVLGCYIQMIHPDTAIRRRELDRFKEHLAAANDFGCLLVGTETGNVHAEIAYTTDNFKEEPFLAVVESMKELAAEAEVQNAIIGVEAGVNHPIYSPETMKRLLDLVQSDHVRVIFDPVNLLTAETWENQAAIFQEAFHLFGDKIAVLHAKDVELKNGLLQAVPVGKGLIDYETVFRLIRETGRSIPVLLEDVRDPFIEESRQFLAAQYH, from the coding sequence ATGAAACTAGGCATTCGTGGACATGACCTGGGAAAAATGCCGGCAGAAGAGCTGGCACGGACCATTTCTGATAAAGGATTCGATGTGGTGCAGCTGGCGGTCGGAAAATCATTTGATTTTTATACGGAGCCCGGCAGCTTAACGAAAGAGATTTCCCGGGAAATTGGCGAGACGTTCCGCCGGCATGATGTGCAAATTGCGGTGCTCGGCTGCTATATTCAAATGATTCATCCGGACACCGCTATCCGCCGGCGTGAGCTGGATCGTTTCAAAGAGCACCTGGCTGCTGCAAATGATTTTGGCTGCCTGCTGGTCGGGACAGAGACTGGAAATGTTCATGCAGAAATCGCGTACACAACGGACAATTTCAAGGAAGAGCCGTTTCTAGCCGTTGTAGAAAGCATGAAAGAACTGGCTGCTGAAGCAGAAGTGCAGAATGCGATCATTGGAGTAGAGGCCGGTGTGAACCATCCGATCTACTCACCGGAAACGATGAAGCGGCTGCTTGACCTTGTCCAGTCCGATCATGTGCGTGTTATTTTCGATCCAGTTAATTTACTGACGGCCGAAACGTGGGAGAATCAAGCAGCTATATTCCAAGAGGCGTTTCATCTGTTTGGTGATAAAATTGCCGTGCTGCATGCCAAAGACGTCGAGCTGAAAAACGGTTTACTTCAAGCCGTGCCGGTAGGGAAAGGCTTAATTGATTACGAAACTGTTTTTCGGCTGATCAGAGAAACAGGCCGATCGATCCCGGTTTTGCTGGAAGATGTGCGTGACCCGTTTATTGAAGAAAGCCGTCAATTTCTTGCTGCTCAATATCACTGA